The genomic interval AGAACAGGACGGTGTTCTCGCTCCCGCTCACTGCGGCGTCGAGGTCGGCGAGAAGGGCGTGGTCGAGGCCGGGCTGGCCGTACTGGACGAGCGGGTTGTCGGCGGACGCGGGGTTCTCGTACGAGGTCTGATAGGCGGTCGCGCCCGCGTAGCCGGCGACGGCGAGGAGGACGACGACGGCGACGGTCGCGCCGACGCGGTCGTCGCGCCGCCAGAACGCGACGCCCCTCTCGGCTATCCAGCCGACGCCGACGGCGGCGGGGACGGCGAGCGGCACCATCGCGTGGACGAGCGACCAGTGCGCGGCGATGTCGGTGACGATGGGGTAGCCGACGACGCTGAACAGCCCCCAGTACGCGCAGAACTCCACGAAGTCGCGGCGGCCGAGCCAGTAGCGGTCGTAGACGAACCCGGCGATGGCGAGCGCGCTGAGCGGGAGCGCGACCGCGGCGTGCGCGCGGACGGCGAGTTCGAGGTACTCAACGTAGCTGTGTTCGTGGCCGCCGCCCCAGACGGAGAACATCTCCTCGAACGCGCCGAGGGTCGCGGCCTCGAAGCCGTCGATGCTCGTGAACGCGTGCAGGAGGCCGGGGCGAGGCGCGAAGAAGAACGCGGTGACCAGCGAGAACAGCAGGCCGAGGCCGACGGCGCGGGGGAGGTACTTGCCGAGCGCGCCGTCCGCGAGCGCGTCGAACCCCGCGACGAGGTGGTCGGGGAGAGAGCCGTCGCGCCGGTCGGGGTCGCGGAGGCCGTCGAGCCAGGCGACGGTGGCGTCCGCGGCGTTCCACAGCCAGGCGCGGACGTCGGCGACCCAGCCCTCGTCGCCGCCGAGGACGCGGTGGTCGGCGACGAGGAGGAGCGCGCCCGCCCAGCAGACGAGGTAGAGGAGGGCGTTCGCCTTCGTGGTGAACGCGAGGGCGAGCGCGACGGTGGCGGCGGGCCAGTACCAGCGGCGGCCGGTGGCGAGCGCGCGGACGACCAGGCCGAGCGCGAGCAGGCTGAACGCGGCGACGAGCACGTCGTTCCGCATGAAGCGGCTGTAGTAGACGAGGACGGGATTGATGGCGAGGAAGCCCGCGAACCCGAGGACTTCGGTGTCGGTGAGGTGGTCGCGGAACAGCCACGCGGCGAGCGGGAGGAGGCCGCCGACGAGCGCGACGACGGCGCGGGCCGTGGCGTCGCTCGCGCCGAACAGCCCGAAGACGTACTTGTTGACGTGGTAGAGGAAGGGGCCGTGGATGATGGGTTCGTAGTCGTAGTGTCCGGTCTCGACGTACCGGAGTATCCAGTAGCCGACGCGGCCCTCGTCCCAGTGGAAGACTCTGAGGCCGAGCGCCCAGAACCGCACGAGGAGGGCGGCCGCGGTGAGGGCGAGGAGGCCGGCGACGACGCGTCGGCGGCCGAGGCGGGACGGAAGCATACCGAAGGCACGTGTGGGGCGGGGCAAAGACTTTCCGAAGACGGTAGCACTAAGCCCCGTCCCGCGCTCTCTCCGGCATGGTCTCTCTCGGCCTCGTGGTCGCACAGTTCAACAGCAGTGTCACCGACGGGATGGCGGAGGCGGCGCGGGACGCCGCCGCGGACGGCGGCGCGGACGTCGTCGAGACGGTTCCCGTGCCGGGGGCGTACGACGCGCCGCTGGCCGCCGACCGCCTCGCGCGCCGGGACGACGTGGACGCCGTCGCGGTCGTCGGCGCTATCGTCACCGGTGACACCGACCACGACCAGGTCATCGCGCACGCGACCGCCCAGAAGCTCACGGACGTGAGCCTGGAGCGGGACACGCCGGTCGCGTTCGGCGTGAGCGGCCCGGGAATGAGCGGTGCGGAGGCCCGGGAGCGCGTGGAGAAGGGTCGGGAGGCCGTCGAGAGCGCGATTCACCTCGCTGAGGAACTACAATGACCGAGTACGCAGACCGCGTCGAACGAGTCGAACCGAGCGCCACCCTCGCGGTGTCGAACCTCGCAAGCGAACTGGAAGCACAGGGAGAGGACGTCGTCGACCTCTCCGTCGGCGAACCCGACTTCCCCACGCCCGAGAACGTCGTGGAGGCCGCGGAGGACGCCCTCGAAGCCGGCCACACGGGCTACGCGCCGTCGAACGGGATTCCGGAACTGAAGGAGGCTATCGCGTCGAAGCTGAACGACGACGGCCTGCCGTACGAGCCGAGCAACGTCATCGTCACGCCCGGCGCGAAGCAGGCGCTGTTCGAGACGTTCCAAGCGCTCGTGGACGACGGCGACGAGGTCGTCCTCCTCGACCCCGCGTGGGTGTCCTACGAGGCGATGGCGAAGATAGCGGGCGGCGACCTCACGCGCGTGAACCTCGCGCCGCACGACTTCCAGCTCGAACCCGCGCTGGACGAACTCGCCGACGCCGTCTCCGACGAGACGACGCTCCTCGTCGTGAACAGTCCGAGCAATCCGAGCGGCGCGGTGTACTCCCGGACGGCGATGGAGGGCGTGCGCGACCTCGCGGTCGACCACGACATCACCGTCATCTCGGACGAGATCTACCAGCACATCAACTACGGCGCGGAACACGTGTCGCTCGGCGCGCTCGACGGGATGTTCGAGCGCACGGTCACAGTCAACGGCTTCTCGAAGGCGTACTCGATGACGGGCTGGCGGCTCGGCTACCTCGCCGCGCCCGAGGGCACGGTGTCGCAGGCGGGGAAAGTGCACTCGCACTCCGTCTCCTCCGCGACGAACTTCGTCCAGCACGCGGGCGTCGAAGCCCTCGAACACACCGAGGAGGCCGTGACCGAGATGGTCGAGGCGTTCGAGGAGCGCCGCGACCACCTCGTCGAACTGCTCGCGGAGCGCGGCGTGGACGTGTCCGTCCCTGCGGGCGCGTTCTACATGCTCCTCCTCGTGGACGAGGACGACCAGGCGTGGTGCACGAACGCCCTGGAGGACGCGCACGTCGCCACCGTCCCCGGGAGCGCGTTCGGCACGCCGGGGTACGCGCGCGTCTCCTACGCCGCGAGCAAAGACCGCATCGAGGAAGCCGTCGAGCGACTCGCGTCCGAAGGCTACCTCTGAGGACGGTTCGCACGCGAAACCGCCACACTGCGGCCGGCTGAACGACGACTATTTCCTTCCCATCGACCTCGGACGAGTATGTTCACCGTGTTCGCCGCCCTCCTCGCCGGAGTGGCGACTGGGCGACTGGGAGGCGCTCGCGCCGCGCGCCAGGCCGGCCGCCTCCTCTCGATTGGTCTCGTGGTTCTCCTCTTCCTGATGGGCGTCCGCCTCGGCGCGAGCGACGCCGTCCTCTCGAACCTCGGACGAATCGGCCTGTACGCGTTCGTACTCGCGCTCGGGAGCGTCGTCGGGAGCGTCGCCTGCGCGTACGCCATCCGAGGCTACCTCCCGTCGTTCGACGCGCCCGGCGACGTGGAGTCCGGTGACGGGGACTCCCGGACGCTCACCGCGCTCGTGCTCGGCGCGCTCGTTCTGGGCGCGGTCGCCGGCGCAACCGTTCTCCCCGCCGGGTCGCTCCCATTGGTCGAGCGCGCGACGACGCTCGCGCTCGCCGGCCTGCTGTTCGCGGTCGGCGTCGGCCTCGGCGCGGACGGCGCGCTCCTCGCGCAGGTGAAGCGCCTCGGCGTCCCCATCCTCGCGCTCCCCGCGTCCATCGCCGTCGGGAGCGTCCTCGGCGCGCTCGCCGTCGGCGTCGCGCTCGGAATGAGCGGCACTGCGGCCGCCGCGGTCGGCGCGGGCTTCGGCTGGTACAGCCTCTCCGCCGTCCTCATCACTGACGCCGCCGGCGTCCACCTCGGTTCGCTGGCGTTCCTCGCGAACGTCTTCCGGGAGGCGCTCGCGCTCGCCAGCCTCCCGTTCGTCGTCCGGCACTTCGGCCGCGCGGCCGCCATCGCGCCCGGCGGCGCGACCACGATGGACGTGACCCTCCCCGCCGTCAAGGACTCTGCGGGGAACGGCGCGGTCGTTCCCGCGTTCGTCAACGGCGCGGTGCTCTCCTCGCTCGTCCCCCTCCTCGTCCCCGCCTTCCTCGGGTTCTAGGTCTCGCTCGGGTCGATAACGTCGCCGTCGTGCGGATACACGCCGACCTGGTCGCAGATGTCGCTCATCGGGCACGCCTCCGGGCCGTCGAGGCACGCTGGCTTGCGCGCCGTGCAGAACTCGCGGCCGAACTGAATCATCGCCGTGTGCCCGAACCCGCACTTCGACGCGGGCACCTCGGCCTCCATCACCTCGCGCACCTGCTCGTGGTCGGCATCCGGGGGCGCGAACCCCATCCGGCGCGCGATGCGGTGGACGTGCGTGTCAACGGGGAAGACGCCGTCCCGGCCGCCCGCGAAGAGGAGGACGCAGTCCGCCGTCTTCGGGCCGACGCCCTTCATGTCGAGGAGCGCGTCGCGAACGTCGTCGGGCGACTCGGATTTCACGAACTCGTCGAAGGCGTCCGCGCCGCCGTACTCCTCGACGACGCGGGTCGCGAGGCGGATGATGGTCTCCGACTTCTGGTTGTAGAGGCCCGCGGACGCGATGGCGTCCGCGAGTTCGTCCTGCTCGGCGTCGGCGAGCGCGCGAGCGAGGTCGCCGTCCTCGGTCGCGTAGCGCGCCATCAGTTCGTCGTGGGCGGGCTGGCTCGCCTTATCGGAGGTGTTCTGGCTGAGAACCGTGCGGACGAGGCACTCGAAGGCGTCCTGGCCGCCGTACGTCTTCTG from Salarchaeum japonicum carries:
- a CDS encoding pyridoxal phosphate-dependent aminotransferase, whose protein sequence is MTEYADRVERVEPSATLAVSNLASELEAQGEDVVDLSVGEPDFPTPENVVEAAEDALEAGHTGYAPSNGIPELKEAIASKLNDDGLPYEPSNVIVTPGAKQALFETFQALVDDGDEVVLLDPAWVSYEAMAKIAGGDLTRVNLAPHDFQLEPALDELADAVSDETTLLVVNSPSNPSGAVYSRTAMEGVRDLAVDHDITVISDEIYQHINYGAEHVSLGALDGMFERTVTVNGFSKAYSMTGWRLGYLAAPEGTVSQAGKVHSHSVSSATNFVQHAGVEALEHTEEAVTEMVEAFEERRDHLVELLAERGVDVSVPAGAFYMLLLVDEDDQAWCTNALEDAHVATVPGSAFGTPGYARVSYAASKDRIEEAVERLASEGYL
- a CDS encoding lysine exporter LysO family protein, coding for MFTVFAALLAGVATGRLGGARAARQAGRLLSIGLVVLLFLMGVRLGASDAVLSNLGRIGLYAFVLALGSVVGSVACAYAIRGYLPSFDAPGDVESGDGDSRTLTALVLGALVLGAVAGATVLPAGSLPLVERATTLALAGLLFAVGVGLGADGALLAQVKRLGVPILALPASIAVGSVLGALAVGVALGMSGTAAAAVGAGFGWYSLSAVLITDAAGVHLGSLAFLANVFREALALASLPFVVRHFGRAAAIAPGGATTMDVTLPAVKDSAGNGAVVPAFVNGAVLSSLVPLLVPAFLGF
- a CDS encoding flippase activity-associated protein Agl23; protein product: MLPSRLGRRRVVAGLLALTAAALLVRFWALGLRVFHWDEGRVGYWILRYVETGHYDYEPIIHGPFLYHVNKYVFGLFGASDATARAVVALVGGLLPLAAWLFRDHLTDTEVLGFAGFLAINPVLVYYSRFMRNDVLVAAFSLLALGLVVRALATGRRWYWPAATVALALAFTTKANALLYLVCWAGALLLVADHRVLGGDEGWVADVRAWLWNAADATVAWLDGLRDPDRRDGSLPDHLVAGFDALADGALGKYLPRAVGLGLLFSLVTAFFFAPRPGLLHAFTSIDGFEAATLGAFEEMFSVWGGGHEHSYVEYLELAVRAHAAVALPLSALAIAGFVYDRYWLGRRDFVEFCAYWGLFSVVGYPIVTDIAAHWSLVHAMVPLAVPAAVGVGWIAERGVAFWRRDDRVGATVAVVVLLAVAGYAGATAYQTSYENPASADNPLVQYGQPGLDHALLADLDAAVSGSENTVLFYGEHFYTTTDPSPYLVDGTREPQHWTYRLPLPWYLERFGADSESTLSANAVASQQPPVVVALADEYDDLNPVLENYTAYTYRMTSTDTPTVFWIRNDTHEPA
- the ribH gene encoding 6,7-dimethyl-8-ribityllumazine synthase, whose translation is MVSLGLVVAQFNSSVTDGMAEAARDAAADGGADVVETVPVPGAYDAPLAADRLARRDDVDAVAVVGAIVTGDTDHDQVIAHATAQKLTDVSLERDTPVAFGVSGPGMSGAEARERVEKGREAVESAIHLAEELQ
- a CDS encoding endonuclease III domain-containing protein translates to MSDEPAENISGGTAGGGRAAAFDPGDAASSVEVFIDRLGERYWQKTYGGQDAFECLVRTVLSQNTSDKASQPAHDELMARYATEDGDLARALADAEQDELADAIASAGLYNQKSETIIRLATRVVEEYGGADAFDEFVKSESPDDVRDALLDMKGVGPKTADCVLLFAGGRDGVFPVDTHVHRIARRMGFAPPDADHEQVREVMEAEVPASKCGFGHTAMIQFGREFCTARKPACLDGPEACPMSDICDQVGVYPHDGDVIDPSET